The genomic window accacaacaGTTAATAATATGTtcaaataacaacaacaataataataataatatcattaTTAAAGAACTCtttcgaataataaatattattattaacatgttcataataataaattattattgtcATAATAAATAGTATTatacaaaattaataatatactaatcataataataattactcATAGCCCGACGAAaacagtaataataataataataattttattattcttaatCATAATGCTATTTATGatcataataaaaatattaacatCCATaccattttttgttattaaaaataataataagaacaaataatgataataattaataataataaattattgttattataaacatttttatgaaaaatattgatgttttcagtggctaagagaagggggttgaatcttagtccCTTTTTGCTTATTAAAACTTGCTGGTCcttgaaacaacttctggagactttttgatttttgtctcgtacccagccacgagactttttctttttatctcgtcacccgacacgagatatttttcggttttatctcctatgcagcagaaacaaaaatggagtagaagaaagagagagaatcacaccaagatatatcctggttcagctgccaagTGCAATGCAGCTTACATCCAgtttccatcacaacaatgatgaaatttcactataatcatccttgattacaaGCACCAATTCTCcttaggaactacccttcctatccgggacaagtccagaatctaaaccccaatcctgaacttgacttagtcacagccaagctttcaactgctaagtgctaacccaacttgcaaaggGATTCCcatagaatcatgaaacacaacacagatgtacaaaggaactctagggacatctatggctttttcttttaattttgcactctgccttttttcgctctatggctttttcatacaaacctcactgtttgcctttttttccatgagactcaagacagacaaaattaaacagaaaaatataaaatagaaaacattgaaggagaagaacttctgttagcttgggaaGCTATAGGAACTCTGTGCTCACTCTtttccttgcttcaagccctggctgttctcccttatatatagaaggggaagcctccacggttgaaaccaaaATAAACCAAgccaaacttcttcttcttcatgcaaaccggTTCGACCAGAGAGATAGGAGAGATAACCGAATGCTAGAACCAACATGCAAATACCTCTGAGTCTTCTCTTtacaccaagcttcatcaatctgagccatCCAACTTGACTTGCACTCTAAGAAGGactcctagcccttgatgcttcttgatgtatgacagctcctcctgctccacttttgcttccttcctcacgtagccaccctagctacctttTGTGATGAGTGAACACAAAAGCAGAGACGAGCCATCCCTCtgagatcttcttcctctgaccgaaatcttcttcatccatttttggtatggagaagctgaGATCTCTTCAACAAATCTTACCATAAGTgatgaaaatctcagccacaacatactttttgttttctttttcttgccatcattacaatGGTCTTTAGCTTGCTTCTAGCTTCTTCTTGATAGCTTGCAAAAACTTCCATGGTTGCTGTGATGGAAGTGACCGAAAGTGAGAAGCaagtagagagagaagagagagtaggAAGAAATGCATTCAATGGATttgaacaaataaattaaaattaatttacttCCCTTTGCTTTAGGTAGCGTGCCTCATTAAGGCAATCAATCAaatcaattacaatttctctctCATGATTCCAAGGTCTGCATTAACTCCACTTAATAAAATTTGGATTCCATCAAAGAATAAAAGTGATAACTGTTGGAGCATGCAGGAATATGATTTAAAGGAATGGGTTTCATTTGTTAAATGGATAAAGCAATATATTGTGCCCCAACTCCTTTTGATTTCGGACCAGCCTCTTTGTTGGGCTTTTAAATTGGTTTTTTTTGGTCCAATAAGCATAGAAATTCAGCCACCATTCACATAACAAGTTTTTATATGGCTGGATAtattttttgataaaattgggcttgttatatttttctttcttttcgacCCAATCAAAACCTGCACagcaaaattattttaatcaacaaatataaattgaaatcaaattaataattttgcaattaatcacattaataatgtttgatcatcactaatttaaattagagttttccaaactcatcaaatatttttatactacttaaaatatttttattaatacattaataacaaaaaattattattgttataataaatatatagtattataaaaaattaataatatactAATGATAATAACAATTACTCATATATAACGAAAAcactaatgatgatgatgatgatgatgatgatgatgatgatgatgatgatgatgatgatgatgatgatgatgatgatgatgatgatgatgatgatgaaaaaaaccaataaaattaacaattaaaacacaaataaatacaatacaaataaataaatttattcatcataaaaatataaaaatatatttactcATCGAAGATGATCCAGATATTTTAATATGTTCTTGAGGTAATATAGAATTATGAACCatttttcttctcttaattttattCTTCACTCACTTAAATTACTCCCTCTCCTTCCTGCTATTCTTCCTCTCTTCCTTGCAACCAAAAGCCTTAAACCATCCCTCCCTTACAACACAAAACGCTGAAACCATCATCCCTACAAACACAACGCTAAAACCCTCCTTGCAAACAAAAATCACGAATCCTCACCAGTGAAACAACCTCATTTACGTTTTGCGTTTTAAAGACCCCATTCAGACATCTTTCATGACACGTGTTGGACATGCAGCCCAGCTCATGCCAATCGCAGCTTGCGATTTGTTTCTGCCACCTGCCAAATGCAGGTTGTGTTTTGGGCAGTTCCAAGGTGATCAAATGGCCGGATTTATTTGCATGCAGGGAATGGGACACGTTTCGATAGCTGGTTTCCCTCCATGCTATATGCAACTNNNNNNNNNNNNNNNNNNNNNNNNNNNNNNNNNNNNNNNNNNNNNNNNNNNNNNNNNNNNNNNNNNNNNNNNNNNNNNNNNNNNNNNNNNNNNNNNNNNNNNNNNNNNNNNNNNNNNNNNNNNNNNNNNNNNNNNNNNNNNNNNNNNNNNNNNNNNNNNNNNNNNNNNNNNNNNNNNNNNNNNNNNNNNNNNNNNNNNNNNNNNNNNNNNNNNNNNNNNNNNNNNNNNNNNNNNNNNNNNNNNNNNNNNNNNNNNNNNNNNNNNNNNNNNNNNNNNNNNNNNNNNNNNNNNNNNNNNNNNNNNNNTAAgccatgttttaaaaaaaaaaactacagaaACAAAAGATTATTCAACAAAATAAAGTTTGCTTAAATTGACACTTGTGTTATTTGATCCTAATTCTAGAAATTATTGATGCATGGAATAAttgaaatccaaaacaaatattTAAACTAAATTTTCTAGGGActgtataaaaatttaaaaacaacattattattattattattattataatatacaAACACTTTGAACGTAACAATTTGTTGAACTCGANNNNNNNNGTCTTGCTGCCTCAGCGAGAGtagaaaaaattagaataaattaccatttctatctataaaagttaaaaatgttgatatatttatttatagaagaaaaaaattactatttatattcataaaatattaattttgcaAGTAAAATTATCCAAACTGtaaataattgaataaaattcTCAAATTATTCTTAGTGACACTAcaagatttttatttattattacgaACTTTTTGGAAGGTTTTTTAAAACCTCtccaacatttttttatttatggcaTAATATAAAACTCTATTAATTATTGctagttaaaatttaaaattctcaaatCCAATGGTCTAAACAAATGTTTATActctaaattattataattaaaccCAAATAAATTTTACTTTAAACAAAAACTTGTCCAAacaaatttagaattgaaaaaagaaaagtaagatctgAAATCCTAGATCTACTCGCCGCCACCACATTCAtccctttgccattatcaccatcAAGCTCGCTGTAGTGTTCGAGATCAGAGGAGAGTAAATTCGCCACTGTCGCCATTCGCGTCCTCATCGTTACTGCCATCAAGCTTCTATGTCAATGTCGTTGCTCGCCGTCTTCCTCTAATCATTCTGCCATTACTCATCATCGTGTCATTCTTTTCTCACCAGCACCTCTTACGCTCACTCCTTTGTCGCAGATCATCGCATCACCGTCCAGATCTATCATTGTTCATCATCGTGTCGTTCTTTTCTCACTGTTGCCTCCTCTGGTCTTGCCACCTCCTCTATCTGCTTACTCCTTTGTCACAGATTGTCGCATCAATGTCCAAATCTGCCGTTGCTTGTCATTGTGTCGTTCTTTTCTCAATTCTGCCTCCTCTGGTAACTTCTTAtccgacaacaacaacaacaacaacaacaacaataacaacaacaacaacagtccTCCGATGAAGCTGAcagatatataattttttattttgtactaTTTTCGTTGTTCTTTATTTTTAGCGGTGTTTATTTTCGTCTAGTAGCCAAACTTGAGAAATTGAATCTCTATACTATATTTGATTCTGCGTATGACTTGCATTGACCGGTAGTGGTAGGTGATATCTTCGTGCTTAAGCTAATTCGGCAGATCTTCTCATTAGGGAAACTTTTTTATTCATTTATGAGTATAGAGGACATGGTTATGTTGTTCCTAAtagtaaattaaattataatttttgttgAGTAAAGTATTGAATCTTATTTGAAGAGaaatcacaactagaaaatgactTAATACAGatagatttacagacagatttggtttatattacagacgaatttttggttaccgacgaaatttgcccctctgtaaaagcctcgtcggaaattatttaccgacggatttttttcgtCGAAAAATTACcaacggatttttaccagttaccgatggattttccctctgtaaattctccatccatttcccgAAGCCGACGAACTTTCTGATGGATTTTCCGTCGGTAATTACAGACAAATTTTCCAACGGATTTTCCACCTGTAATTATAGACGAATTTTTtgacagatttttcgtctgtaaattacagacggattttttgacagatttttcgtctgtaatttgaaccttggaaaatcatctcacactctgattacagacagaaaatccgtctgtaaatctgtcagtaagctaaaataattttttgtatttttccaattacaaaataaacttgtttttatacaaaataaatataaatttaataaatacaaatttttatctaatttgtattcgaatatttataatattacaaaaaataaataaattcatcatattataaaactaaaagaaaattattataaacaagcaagtaaatacaattcaaaacataaacaaagtgtattaTCAACTATAATCCTCAGTATATCGTTCAATCGTACTAAATTTTACACAATTTTACATATATTACAGAAAGACTAACTGAATTCTTTCTCAAAAAATGGACATGAATCAACATCCATCAGCCATATGTGCATGAATTCTTCTTGAACCTGATAGGTTTGATTCAGAAGAGTTGATCACCAAAGGAAAAATACTTTCCTTATGGTGCTTTGTTCTTACTAGTTTCCCCACCACATTCCCTCTTGAACGAATCTCAAGGTCCATAGCATCCTTATTCCCATTAGATTCCTCAGTAGCAATCAACGGCCAATACAGTTGGTGAATGAGACTCTCATCATATTGGGAATGCTCAACCCAAGTAATCTACAACAGTGAAAAAAAAGGGTTTATGTTGCAATCACACTTCATTGGCACATTGGTTTAGGACAAGTGAAAATATTAGTTATCATAGATTCATACTCCAACTTAATGATAAAGAAAATGTTAACACAAAAACCAAAGATAATCATAATTCAATAACCAACCTAgtgttaacaaattaaaaatttttatcaaTATGATGGTAACAAAAAGCATGTAGACTTTCAAAACTACAGTTAAAAATTGGGTAATAAAGAAAACAGGGAAATTAAAGCGGCAGAAATTTCATTGACTATAACTgaaattgataatatgaaaatgaTAATATATGATTATGATTGTACTACTGAATAGTTTAAATGGCTTAAATGTACTCCAAATTGATGTGGCCTTTTGATTCAGCAGTGATACAGAAGTAGAACTTGAAAATTGAACATAGAAAATCTTAATTCTGGGATGTAATATCTTCTTCTCTAATAGAATATTGTTATAGTGTCATCAAATTGCAAAACAAAGAAACAAGCAAGTTCCTTTGAATTTAATTACTTCAACACATGATGGATACtatttgcaaataaaaataaagaaagcatATAAAAGCAAAGAAGGGGAAAAGGTTGACTTACCAACCAGTGATCCAAGAAGCAAAGGGTACCCATGATGAACCAGTAACCTGAGGAAGCTCAATTGACGAACAGGAACGAGTGGCGAAAGCAATTGAATCTCTGCTTGCATCTGAAAAGTATTATTATTTGACCCTCCTATCAGTCATCAGTTCCAGCCAAACAGGAAAGAAACAAACATTCAGAATAGAGACATACCACTTGcaaaatatcattaaaaaatTGCACCATAAAACAAAATAGATTCAATTACTCCTCTATGCAAATTGCACCATAAAACAAAATACCGTAATGTTTTCTTGAATGGCATTGATGAAGTCGTGTCAGTAAGGGAGCGAGTGTGTAAGAGAGAAATGAATTTTTGAGAGCACCATACAAAAGTTCCATATTGCGAAAGACAGAAAATTCGAGGCTTTGATAACATTAACTGCTAAGACTAAGAAATTTGGACATCATTTATCCTGTTCATTCATCTCAAGCAAGGAAGTAATAAATAATACGAATAAGCTCTACCATCGGAATCTACAAATAAACAAGCTTTACAATTAGCATACATTGAATATTAGACATGCACACAAATCAGCATTATTGTTCATGCTATATAATGAAGAGTAAACTATAGTTCAACACTTACAGGAAAGGCTTTTATATATTCTAATATAAGCTTAAAACTTCTCAAATCCTGTTTCATTTCAGCATTTACTTCGACAGACTTCTGAAATAATAATGAATATAAAATGAGCAATGGTTGAAAATATTGCCTACTTTGAAACAACAAAAATTAACATGGGAAAAAGACAGACCCGgaataaaatagaattaaaaaagaaAGGAGGGAAAGGTAGAAGCAATGGTACTCTAACCTGCcacataaataaatatagtaaACAAAAGCTATAACTTTACCTATCATGACTTAGAATTCAAAGCaggttaataaaaaaaatgtagaaTCAATGGACCATAACTTCATTAGAAGGCAATGATTGTTACCCTACAAAATCCCACTTTTGTACTAATTCTTGCAAAATATAACTTGCTCTGACTTGGATCCGCCAATGGACCAGCCTCGAGAATTAATACATAGGATCTTCCATTTCCCCCAACAGAAAGAACCAGACCCTCATATCTAACAGCATAACAGATTTTGACTCATTATACATAAATCAAGATATAAGTTTATATCttcaaaaatacaaaacaaaGTAATTATTTATTCGGTATCCAGTATCTGTCAAGAGTGGAACCTAGAGGTAGAGAAAGCTTTTTGGACAGTTTCACAAACCCTCCTCTAGTGAAGACATACCCTAAAAGTAACAACAAAAGAATATATATGGTCAAAACTCGAAGGAGAATTTTTTGAATCCCTATTTACACTAAAAGTAGTAGCGTATGAATCTTCTCTTGTAAGCAATGCAGCCAACCAGGGATTTCCTCATACTTTCTCTTGGACCTTCAAATTGTATTACCTCACCACCTTCCCCTGAATTTGATTTTCCACCTAATCTGTTCATTGCAATTGCAATTGCTTCATGAGTTTCTCTTGAAATAGCTCCAAGAGACATCCCACCAGTGCAGAACTGTTGCACAATAGCTGAAGCAGGTTCATCCAAGAGACTTTTGAGCCGCTTCCACATTCTCGGGGCGTCTTTGCCATGTCTTGAGCACAGTGTTCTGCAGAGCTCGTGCATATGAAAATGAAATGTGCCATGGGTTGGGACTTTGGTTCATTGCATTAAGGTTCAGTGTTGCTTCCACTTCGGATTGTCCACCAGACAAGAACTGAAAATACAAACGGAACATAATTTATGGTTTATTATAGTGATTGTAACTTCTAAATTCTAGTATAAATGTAATCTTAACtgtaaaaagtaattaaaattagCATCATCTCAAATCCTAAAAGATAGGATACATGCACTCAACATGATCATAATGCTACGTATCAATTTGTGATAAGAGGAAACAAAGAACAATAGATGTACCATGATTCTAGGGACTGCAGGAGGAACTCTTCTTCTCAGCATGGTAAGTGTATATTTGGCAATGGTTTCTGGAGAAGTCGTTTCCTTGTGCTCGGCCCCAGGTGTAACCATGCTAGGTTTGAGCAAAATTCCCTCAAAAATGACATTGTTTTGAGCCAAATAAAAGAAGACTTCTGACCAAACCTTCTCTGCCACTTCTAATGTTCTCTCAATCGGGTGATCACCGTCTAGAAGAATTTCTGACTCTACAATTGGATCAAGGCCATTGTCCTGCAAAGAAACACAAATGATGTCCATAAATGTAATATAATTggtaaatcaattcaaaattttcacaTATGCATGGAGACCAAaaggataaactaaggaaatgcACCTATTACTATGAGAATGAGCTAATTTCATCAGAAAGAGAGTCAATAGTGAAACAATACCTGAGAGATAGCAGCGTATTCTCCTCACCCATTCTTTTTTGCTCTTTCTTCTTCCCTAAAACctcaaacaaaatagaagaaagaacCAATTAGGGTTTTGTTGACTGAATTTCACTGTTAGCTATGATACGGCACCGTATTGCTTGCGAGTAAGTGAAAGGTCAGCAATTCGTTAGGGAAAAGAAGCGACTAAGAATGTGAAGGAAAGTGTGAGTGAGACAAAGAAAGTGGGATTAACAAACTTGGATCTGAGAAGGTTCGAGAATCTTGGGTTGAGGGTTTTGCAGTGTGGTTGGTGGATCTATCTTAGGTGGAGATCGAGGGGGTGGAAACATACAGGAATAAACAAATTACAGGAATATACAAAATTCATACGTTAGAATTTAGAAACCCGGTTCTCTGCAGCAACAATAGGGAAGGGACATGGCTAGGGCTAGGATAATGAAATCAGAATAGAATCACAATGGAAGGGGTAGGGATATGGACGAGAAGGAGGCGGAGGCCTACCTAAACTAACGGCGACGAGAAGAGATGATGACAAACCTCCGGCGAGGAGAGAAGAAGCAGCGACGAGAGCGGTGGCGGAAGGAGCTCGTAAGACAAGAGCACGGCGGAGAGAGCTCGTACAACGACGGCAACGAAGGGAGCAAACGCGATGAGGGCGATGGAGGGAGCTAGTCTGACGCGAGCCGCGGCGGTGGCGACAGCGTCGGCGGCGACAGCGGAAGACATCACATCTTCAAGGGAGAGAGAAGGCAGGGAGTTATTCAAGGAAAACGTGAAGAAGTGAAATGAACCACTCAGAGTTTCGGGAACCTAACTCCTTATTCTAATATTTTCgacgaaaaattttaaattacagactgattttctgtctgtaataatttaataaaacacagcattttgtctatttaattacagaTAGATTTTCCATCTGTAACTATTttccacaaaaaaaaattaattttaccaacagaattatcgacggattctattttccgtctgtaatttatgctaattcattttttttattttctgacaAAAAATTCCTCTGAAATTTCGTCTGTATTTCAGTGGGATAAAATCCatcggaaatatccgtctgtaataattaATTTTCTAGTAGTGAATTGGCACATAATACACGGAATGGGGAATTTAGTTTGCAATTCTTTGTAGTTAATTTTGGTCAAGTGAGGAAAAAGGATTAGTCTTTGAATTCAATATATTTTGTTTGAGATATGGTGAACCATGAGTAGAACATGTTTGTGAATTTGCCTAAGTGAATGTAGATACACTGCTATGACTATTATATGATTATGAAGTGAGCATGTAATAGTTACCCACTAATTTTGAATGAGAATTCAGATTACTTATTAGCTTGATATAATATATCATTTTATATTGATAGAAACCAAACTatatgaaatcattcaaaattcttTCTTGGCTTTCACTGCTCACTAATTTTATTCATGCCAGGGAAAGTCAAAATTCAATTTGGATTAGATTTTATGAATATTCAGATTATTGATTACTTGCAATCATGATAAAAATTAGTTTAGATATCAGAGTCAAAATTCTATCATCTGGTTGATTTATATAGATTGTTG from Arachis ipaensis cultivar K30076 chromosome B09, Araip1.1, whole genome shotgun sequence includes these protein-coding regions:
- the LOC107615393 gene encoding fructose-bisphosphate aldolase 3, chloroplastic-like yields the protein MDIICVSLQDNGLDPIVESEILLDGDHPIERTLEVAEKVWSEVFFYLAQNNVIFEGILLKPSMVTPGAEHKETTSPETIAKYTLTMLRRRVPPAVPRIMFLSGGQSEVEATLNLNAMNQSPNPWHISFSYARALQNTVLKTWQRRPENVEAAQKSLG